The following DNA comes from Bradyrhizobium sp. SK17.
AGCTCGCGGCGTCCGCCGAGGACACCGACCGGCCCTCCGGCGTGCCCGGCGTCGCGCTCAATCACATCCAGCCGCGGCTCGCCGTCGATGCCTGCCGCGCGGCGCTCACGCAGGCGCCGGACCATCGCCGTCTGCAATTTCAGATGGCGCGCGCGCTCAGCGTCGCCGGCGAACTCGCGGAGGCGCGCGACTGGCTGACGAAGTCCGCTGCGGCGGGCTCGGTCGCGGCGATGTCCGACCTCGCCGTGATGCTGGAGAAGGGCGAGGGCGGCCCGGCCGACCTGCCGCGCGCGGTGGCGTTGTTTGACCAGGCCGCGGCCGCGGGCAACGTGCCGGCGATGCGCAACGTCGCCATCGGCTACGAGAACGGGGTGGGGCGTCCCGCGGACGCGGCGCAGGCTGCGCAATGGTACCGCAAGGCTGCCGATACCGGCGATCCGCAGGCGATGGGTTTCCTCGCGGTGCTATACCTGCAAGGCACCGGCGTGCCGAAGGATGCGAGCCGGGCGCGGCAATGGATCGACAAGCTCGTCACCACCGAGCACACCGCGACGATGTTGCGCGTCGGCTATGTGCTGCTCGGCCTGACCGGCGCGGTGAAGGATTATGCCACGGCACGCACGTTGTTTCAGCGCGCCGCCGAACTCGGCGACGGCGACGGCAATGTCATGCTCGGCAATATGGCCGCCGGCGGCATCGGCGAGGCGCGCGACTTCGCGCGTGCCGCCGACTTCTACGAACGTGCCGCGGCGATCGGCAACATGAACGCCAGGGCGAGCCTGATGCCGCTGCTGATGGCGGGTGCCGGCGGTCTTCGGCGCGATCCCGGCAGGGCCGCCGAATACGGCCTGGAAGCGCTGCGCGGCGGCTCACCGGTGGCGCGCGCGCTGTTGATCGAGAAGCCGACCACCTCGCTGACCCCAGAGCTGCGCAAAGCGGTCGAGCAGCGCCTGGTGAAGGCCGGCCTGCTCAAGCGCGCGCCCGATGGGCGTTACGGACCGGACACGCTTGCGGCGCTGCAAAGCGCGGTACTGGCGAAATAGCGGAACGCGTCGGGTCGCCACGCAAAACGAGGGACGTTCGCTTGAGTTCGGAATAATGGAATTGTGCCGCTGATTTGCCCGACGTGTCAAGTTGGCCAGCCGTACGACGATGGCCGGCTGTTGCTTTGCATGGGGTTGTTTTCGATATTTTGCCAGTGCGCCTCGAACCGATCCACCTCGCTCGAGAACGCGCTAATTGCCGCCGCCTTCCTGGGTGTCGATGTGATGCACGACGTCGTCGGGCAAAGCGTGGGCCACGGCGGCGGCGGGTCCGGGCTCCGGCCCGATCTCGCGGCCGCGACCGCGGATCAGACGTTCATAGGCCGACACCAGCGTGGTGTAGGGATTGACCCAGAGCCAGCCGTCACGGGTGAACACCTGCACGTCGAAATGCAGATGCCGCGAGGTGCCGTTGGGATGGTCGAGATAGTTCGACACCACGCCGATCTTCTCGCCTTCGCCGAGGCGGCGGCCGTTGAGCAGGCCGTCGGCATCCATCGCGGACGGGTTCATGTGCATGTAGCGGAAGCGGACATGCTCGGTGCGGGTATTGACCTGCAAGGTCGCCGCCTGCTGCTGCGCCGAACGGATCACGATGCCGTCGCGCACCGCGACGACCGCCTGCTGCCTGGGGTCGCAACCATCCTTGCTGTCGGGCGGGCAGCCGCCCGGCCTGATGTCCTGGCCCTGGTGGCCGTAGCCGCTCGCGCACTGCCCGACCTCGAAGCTGCGCGCCTCGCAGAAATTGTCCTGCCAGGGATACTCGTCGACCCGCCCGCGCTTCGGAAAGGACTGCGAATGCGCGAACGCCGGCGCCTTCTCCAGCGGAAAGCGGATCTGCGAATACACCGTGAAGTCGGCATGGCCGCCTTGCTGCCTGCGGCCGCCGCTGCCGGCGATGATGTCGCCGCTCGGGCGATAGGTGAAGGCGGCCGACGGCGCGATTGGGCGCTCGGCGACGTCGGCGGCGAGGTCGCTGCGCGGGCGTGACGGCTGTCCGCCCGCGATATGCAACGCCTTCAGGAAGCGTTCGGCGACCGGGGAGGCCTCGCGGCACGCCAGCCGCTTCGGTCGCGGCGCGCTGTCGAGGCACTGGATCGAGACCACATAGGGAATCCCGAACCTGGTGAAGGCATAGCGGACATAGCCCTCGCGGATGAAGCGGCGCAGATCCGGAAACTGCGCTGCTAGCGCCTTCACCGGCTCGCCCTTGCCACCGAGCCGGTCGGCAAGGTCGTAGACCAGGATCGAGCCAGAGATCTGCACCTCGACCGGCTTTGCGAACGTCCGTGGCGGCATGCCGTCGCCGGCTCCCGGGTCGAGCGAGAACACTGCGTCGTAGCCGGATGCGCCGGCATGGAACAGATCGGCGGCACGGAAGTCGGCCTGGTGGCGCGCGACCGCCAGGCTGTCCGGCGCGCCGCTCAGCCGTGCGTCGAGATAGCTCGCGGGATCGAACGGCAGCAGCACCGGGATCGGGCTGCGCGCGATGCCGGGGAACAGCGGCGATGTCACCGCATTCAGCTGCACCAGCGCAGGGGTCGAGCGCGGATCCGAGGCCGGGACGCGGCGCTGGCCGGCGAAGCTGAAATTGGCGGCAACGGCCGGGTGGACGCCGATCTCCTGCCGCAGTTGGTCGAGCGCTGCGCGCCATTCGACCCGCATGGCCGAGATCGAGGGTGTCCTGAATTCGTCAGCGTCAGCGCCGGGAAGAGGCAAGAGCAGGGCTGCAAGCCAGCAACTGATGAAGCTGACCACCTTCCTGCTCACTGCACCCCCCGGCTCATGACTGATCGCCAGCGAGAGTAGAGCAAGATCCGGAAAAGTGTGTAGCAGTTTTCCGGAAATTTTATGTTTAAACAACAGCCTGATGCGGGGAGATCATTCACCTCGACCTCGCGGCGTCCACGCTGCTTAGTCCTTGATTAGTCCTTGGCGCGTTCCACGTAGGAACCGTCCTCGGTCATGACCACGATGCGGGTGCCAGTGGAGACGTGCGGCGGCACACCGGTGCGGATTCCGTTCGACAGCACCGCGGGCTTGTAGGAGGACGAGGCGGTCTGGCCCTTGGTCACCGGCTCGGTCTCCACCACTTCCAACGTCACGCGCTGCGGCAGCTGGATCGCGACCGGATTGCCGTCGTGCATCGACAGCTTGACGGTCATGTTCTCCTGCAAATACGGCGCAGACGAACCGACGATCTCCTTGGAGACCTGGACCTGGTCGTAGTTGTCGTTGTTCATGAAGTGGAAGCCGTCGGCGTCTTCGTAGAGGTAGTTGTAGTTGTGGTCTTCGACGGTGGCCTTCTCGACCTGGTCGGTGGTCTTGTAGCGCTCCGACACCTTCACGCCGTCGCCGATGCGGCGCATTTCGATCTGGCTGACCGGGGTGCCCTTGCCGGGATGAATGTTTTCGGCGGAGAGGACCACATAGAGCTTGCCATCCTGCTCGATGATGTTGCCCTTGCGGATGGAACTGGCGATGACTTTCAAAGGTGTTTTCCTGAATTTGAGAAGCGGGGGCGCAAACCGGACCGGCAGCCCCTCGGCCGTGGCGGCGATTTCGGGCTGCAACATACTGATTTGTCCCTGAGATGCCAGTCTTTTGCGGTCCAATTCGGCAGTTTGGCAGCCGTCCCTGCCGCCCCGGATTGGCCCAATTTCCGGGCCGAATCGTGCCATCCGCCCCCGGTTCGGCCGTGGTGGCGCATGGACAAGGCCGGCATCTTTCGACAAGAAGGGATCAGCTTCGCCGCCTATTCCGGTGACCAACGCCGTGCCGACCATGAATCTGCTTCGAATCAACTGGTTATGCCCGACTCCTGAGCGGGGGTGGAGGCTTGTTGATGTCGAATCCAAGCGGACCCGTTGGCGATGACGGGGCACGACCAGCCCTCGCCGTGGTGGATGCCGCGGCGCTACGCCGACCGCAGGCCGTTCTTGCAGGCGCGGACCGCAATCACGCGAGCGCTCCGGGCGTGGTTCGAGGAGCAGGGATTTGCCGAGGTCGAGACCGCGATTCTACAGGTATCGCCGGGCAATGAGACGCATCTGCACGCCCCGCGGACCGAGCTCCGGCAGGCCGACGGCGCGCGTACGACACGTTATCTGCGCACCTCGCCGGAGTTCGCCTGCAAGAAGCTGCTCGCGGCCGGCGAGCCCAAGATCTACGAATTCGCGCGCGTGTTCCGCGATCGCGAGCGCGGCGATCTGCATCTGCCCGAATTCACCATGCTGGAATGGTACCGCGCCAATGCCGGCTATGACGCCATCATGGCCGATACAATCGTGGTGATCGCCCACGCGGCGCAGGCGACCGGAATCGGGCGGTTTTCATTCCGCGGCAAGATTGCCGATCCGTTTGCCGAGCCGGAGCTGCTGACGGTCGCGGCGGCTTTCGAACGCTTTGCCGGCATCGATCTGCTGGCGACGATCTCGGACGGCGAGGGCGACCGTGCCGCGCTGGCGGCGGCCGCGCACGCGCGGGTGCGGATTGCAGATGACGACACCTGGTCGGACATCTTCAGCAAGGTGCTGGTCGAGCATGTCGAGCCCAATCTCGGTCAGGGCCAACTGACGGTGCTGTTCGAATACCCGTCGCCGGAGGCCGCGCTGGCGCGCACCAAGGCGGGCGACCCACGCGTAGCCGAGCGTTTCGAGGTCTATGCCTGCGGCGTCGAGCTCGCCAACGGCTTTGGCGAGCTGACCGACGCGGCCGAGCAGCGCCATCGTTTCACCGCGGCGATGGACCAGAAGGCCCGCCGCTACGGCGAGCGCTATCCGCTCGACGATGACTTTCTCGCCGCGGTCGGCCAGATGCCGGAAGCCAGCGGCGTTGCGCTCGGCTTCGACCGGCTGGTGATGCTGGCGAGCGGCGCGCCGCGAATTGATCAGGTGGTCTGGACCCCGCCTGCAGGAGAGACATGAACAGGATCGATCCGAAACTGGCGGCGACCCTGCGCCAGCCGCACGAACTGGTCGAGGCTGGTCTCGCGCCGGTCGCTGCCCTTGCCGAGCTCGAACAGGTCGCTGCGCGCTACGCGGTCGCGGTGACACCTGAACTCGTCGCGTTGATTGATCCCGCCGATCCGGCCGACCCGATCGCGCGACAGTTCATCCCGAGTGCTGACGAACTCGTCGAGCAGCCCGGCGAGAACGTCGACCCGATCGGCGACGATGCGCATTCGCCGATCGCCGGGATCGTGCATCGCTATCCGGACCGGGTGCTGTTCAAGCTCGTTCATGTCTGCGCGGTCTATTGCCGGTTCTGTTTCCGGCGCGAAATGGTCGGACCGGGAAAGGCCACGGCCTTGTCCGACGACGCCTACGGCGCGGCGCTCGATTACATCCGTACCCATCCAGATATCTGGGAAGTCATCCTGACCGGCGGCGATCCGCTGATGCTGTCGCCGCGCCGGTTGACCGAGATCATGACCGATCTCGCCGGCATCGATCATGTGAAGATCATCCGCATCCACACCCGTGTTCCGATCGCCGATCCCGTGCGCATCAATCCCGATATGATCGCGGCGTTGCGGGTGGAGGGCGCGACGACCTGGATCGCGATCCACGCCAACCACCCCCGCGAACTGAGCGCCAATGCCCGCGCGGCATGTGCGCGGCTTGCCGATGCCGGTATTCCATTGGTCAGCCAGTCCGTCCTGCTGCGCGGCGTCAACGACGATGTGGCGACGCTGACGGCGTTGATGCGCGCCTTCGTCGGGTGCCGGATCAAGCCGTATTACCTGCATCACGGCGACCTTGCGCCAGGCACCGCACATTTGCGCACGACGATCGAAGCCGGGCAGGACTTGATGCGGGCCTTGCGCGGGCGCGTCTCGGGCCTGTGTCAGCCCGATTATGTCCTCGACATCCCCGGCGGCCACGGCAAGGCGCCGATCGGCCCGACCTATTTGTCGCAGCCGGCTTCCCGCGAACGTGAAGATGCCGCGGAACGACGATACCGTATCGTCGATTATTGCGGCGAGGTTCATCTTTATCCGCCGCAATCTTGAGGCGGATATGGGCGGGGCCGGGGACGGAGCGCAGGAGCCGCCCGAGGACGGCGGCAGCCGCAGCATCGAAAATGCTGTGATGTTCGGCATGTTTGCGCTGCTGGTCGGCGCGGGAATCTGGCTCCTTGGTGCGATGGCCGATATACGGAAGGTGCAGGATTGCGCAGCGCAGGGGCGACGCAACTGTGCTACCGTCGAAGTGCCGGAACGGGCGCGATAGGGTTGAGAAGCGGAGACGCGAGATGCGGAAGACAGTTTTGGTGATGGCTCTGATGTTGGTTGCGGCTGGAGCGTCCCAGGTTGGAATGTCCCCGGCTTGGGCGCAGCAGCAAGGTGGATCGTCCTCCGTGCAGAAGAATTCCGGGGTGCCGGAAGCGCCGATTGGACATCGTCAGCCCCGCCGCGGCGACATACCCAACGAAAAGAACATCAGCGATCCGAACAATACGGCGAACAAGGAAGACGCGGCGCTCGACAAGAAGATCAAGAGCATCTGCCGCGGGTGTTGACCTCCCGTGAGACGCCGGCGGAGCGCGACAGCTCCGCCGGCAACGCTCAATCGGTTCGGCCGTGTCAGGCCGAACGCTCCTGCAAGCCGTCGCGCCGCACGCTGCGTCTTGCGTCGACGGCATCGGCCAGCTGCTTCAATACGTCAGCGGTCGTTTCCAGATCGATGCAGCCGTCGGTGATGCTCTGGCCGTAGGTCAGTGGCTTGCCCGGTACGACGTCCTGGCGTCCGGCGACGAGATTGCTTTCGATCATCACGCCGATGATGCGTGCTTCACCGCCTGCCACCTGCTGCGCAATGTCGGCCGCAACCGCGGGCTGCTTCTCCGGCTTCTTGCTGCTGTTGGCGTGGCTGGTGTCGATCATCAACCGCGCTGCGACACCGGCGCGGCCGAGCTCGGCGGCGGCGGCATCGACGCTTGCTGCATCATAGTTCGGCACCCGGCCGCCACGCAGGATGACGTGGCAATCCTCGTTGCCGCTGGTGGCAGCAATCGCCGAACGGCCGCCCTTGGTGACCGCCATGAAGTGATGCGGGTGCGAGGCCGACTGCACCGCGTCCGCCGCGATCCGCACGCCACCGTCGGTGCTGTTCTTGAAGCCGACCGGGCACGACAGGCCGGACGCCAGTTCGCGATGGATCTGGCTTTCGGTGGTGCGCGCGCCGATCGCGGCCCAGGAGAC
Coding sequences within:
- a CDS encoding caspase family protein translates to MRYSVRRRVAAAAFVLFGCMVASGPAFAERRVALVIGNSAYRNTVQLPNPRNDATDVARMLKGAGFEVVEGVDLDKRGMDDAFRRFADAAVGADAALFFYGGHGFQFQGANYLVPIDARLTGAADIGAQMARVDDILADLQRASGVRILMLDACRDNPLADQLLAQANPARAVTITRGLARIKQTAGTVIAYSTQPGAVAADGEGRNSPFAAAFIREVSQPGTEIGPLFRHVAADVYKATNERQLPEVTFSLLGDFYFVGQPAPTAPPPVAAAPAQTQTAALVLPTPAARSAAEGCDKLAASAEDTDRPSGVPGVALNHIQPRLAVDACRAALTQAPDHRRLQFQMARALSVAGELAEARDWLTKSAAAGSVAAMSDLAVMLEKGEGGPADLPRAVALFDQAAAAGNVPAMRNVAIGYENGVGRPADAAQAAQWYRKAADTGDPQAMGFLAVLYLQGTGVPKDASRARQWIDKLVTTEHTATMLRVGYVLLGLTGAVKDYATARTLFQRAAELGDGDGNVMLGNMAAGGIGEARDFARAADFYERAAAIGNMNARASLMPLLMAGAGGLRRDPGRAAEYGLEALRGGSPVARALLIEKPTTSLTPELRKAVEQRLVKAGLLKRAPDGRYGPDTLAALQSAVLAK
- a CDS encoding peptidoglycan DD-metalloendopeptidase family protein: MSRKVVSFISCWLAALLLPLPGADADEFRTPSISAMRVEWRAALDQLRQEIGVHPAVAANFSFAGQRRVPASDPRSTPALVQLNAVTSPLFPGIARSPIPVLLPFDPASYLDARLSGAPDSLAVARHQADFRAADLFHAGASGYDAVFSLDPGAGDGMPPRTFAKPVEVQISGSILVYDLADRLGGKGEPVKALAAQFPDLRRFIREGYVRYAFTRFGIPYVVSIQCLDSAPRPKRLACREASPVAERFLKALHIAGGQPSRPRSDLAADVAERPIAPSAAFTYRPSGDIIAGSGGRRQQGGHADFTVYSQIRFPLEKAPAFAHSQSFPKRGRVDEYPWQDNFCEARSFEVGQCASGYGHQGQDIRPGGCPPDSKDGCDPRQQAVVAVRDGIVIRSAQQQAATLQVNTRTEHVRFRYMHMNPSAMDADGLLNGRRLGEGEKIGVVSNYLDHPNGTSRHLHFDVQVFTRDGWLWVNPYTTLVSAYERLIRGRGREIGPEPGPAAAVAHALPDDVVHHIDTQEGGGN
- the efp gene encoding elongation factor P; translation: MKVIASSIRKGNIIEQDGKLYVVLSAENIHPGKGTPVSQIEMRRIGDGVKVSERYKTTDQVEKATVEDHNYNYLYEDADGFHFMNNDNYDQVQVSKEIVGSSAPYLQENMTVKLSMHDGNPVAIQLPQRVTLEVVETEPVTKGQTASSSYKPAVLSNGIRTGVPPHVSTGTRIVVMTEDGSYVERAKD
- the epmA gene encoding EF-P lysine aminoacylase EpmA; this translates as MTGHDQPSPWWMPRRYADRRPFLQARTAITRALRAWFEEQGFAEVETAILQVSPGNETHLHAPRTELRQADGARTTRYLRTSPEFACKKLLAAGEPKIYEFARVFRDRERGDLHLPEFTMLEWYRANAGYDAIMADTIVVIAHAAQATGIGRFSFRGKIADPFAEPELLTVAAAFERFAGIDLLATISDGEGDRAALAAAAHARVRIADDDTWSDIFSKVLVEHVEPNLGQGQLTVLFEYPSPEAALARTKAGDPRVAERFEVYACGVELANGFGELTDAAEQRHRFTAAMDQKARRYGERYPLDDDFLAAVGQMPEASGVALGFDRLVMLASGAPRIDQVVWTPPAGET
- a CDS encoding lysine-2,3-aminomutase-like protein — its product is MNRIDPKLAATLRQPHELVEAGLAPVAALAELEQVAARYAVAVTPELVALIDPADPADPIARQFIPSADELVEQPGENVDPIGDDAHSPIAGIVHRYPDRVLFKLVHVCAVYCRFCFRREMVGPGKATALSDDAYGAALDYIRTHPDIWEVILTGGDPLMLSPRRLTEIMTDLAGIDHVKIIRIHTRVPIADPVRINPDMIAALRVEGATTWIAIHANHPRELSANARAACARLADAGIPLVSQSVLLRGVNDDVATLTALMRAFVGCRIKPYYLHHGDLAPGTAHLRTTIEAGQDLMRALRGRVSGLCQPDYVLDIPGGHGKAPIGPTYLSQPASREREDAAERRYRIVDYCGEVHLYPPQS
- a CDS encoding 3-deoxy-7-phosphoheptulonate synthase, with protein sequence MLSTTDDLRIKELKELSTPEEVMREVPRTLTATRVVMGARNAIHAILNGTDDRLLVVVGPCSIHDPAAAVDYAERLAGLREQLADRLEIVMRVYFEKPRTTVGWKGLINDPGLDGSFDINKGLRLARNVLSAVNNLGLPAGTEFLDMTTPQYIADLVSWAAIGARTTESQIHRELASGLSCPVGFKNSTDGGVRIAADAVQSASHPHHFMAVTKGGRSAIAATSGNEDCHVILRGGRVPNYDAASVDAAAAELGRAGVAARLMIDTSHANSSKKPEKQPAVAADIAQQVAGGEARIIGVMIESNLVAGRQDVVPGKPLTYGQSITDGCIDLETTADVLKQLADAVDARRSVRRDGLQERSA